One genomic segment of uncultured Fibrobacter sp. includes these proteins:
- a CDS encoding TatD family hydrolase, which yields MFDFHLHLARLPQPMMLARALQKKGLCFNAIACEPAEWEVLQKMDSSLFEGSTRNYGIHPMTIADVTEADWERLESLLDNYPDANVGECGLDKRYDGYAEGGLQEQAFRRQVELARNLHRDLHIHCVGDYGRIIKILEECGYPGKKSNIKSRQRAPKVHVTFHRFGGDISIVKAAQELNPIFSLHLDSFHKKSTLAAIPQIPAEQIRFETDADETFCSANLLKNESVDKIAKALIEQLKETEQLVR from the coding sequence ATGTTTGACTTTCATTTACATTTAGCAAGGTTACCGCAGCCCATGATGCTTGCACGAGCCCTTCAGAAGAAGGGGTTGTGCTTTAACGCTATCGCCTGTGAACCCGCTGAATGGGAAGTCCTGCAAAAAATGGATTCAAGCCTTTTCGAAGGTTCTACCCGCAATTACGGCATTCATCCGATGACTATTGCCGACGTGACGGAAGCCGACTGGGAACGTCTGGAATCTCTTCTGGACAACTACCCCGATGCCAATGTCGGTGAATGCGGATTAGACAAGCGCTACGACGGCTACGCCGAAGGCGGCCTTCAGGAACAAGCTTTTAGAAGACAAGTCGAACTCGCCCGCAACCTGCATCGCGACCTGCATATTCATTGCGTTGGCGATTACGGGCGCATTATCAAGATTCTCGAAGAATGCGGTTACCCCGGCAAGAAATCGAATATCAAGTCTCGCCAAAGAGCTCCGAAAGTCCACGTGACGTTCCACCGCTTTGGCGGCGATATTTCGATCGTAAAAGCAGCGCAGGAACTCAATCCGATATTCTCGCTGCACCTCGATTCCTTCCATAAGAAATCGACCCTTGCCGCCATTCCGCAGATTCCTGCAGAACAAATCCGTTTCGAAACCGATGCAGACGAAACCTTCTGCTCGGCAAACCTTCTCAAGAACGAATCTGTCGATAAAATTGCGAAAGCCCTAATCGAGCAATTGAAAGAAACGGAACAACTAGTCCGCTAA
- the mfd gene encoding transcription-repair coupling factor, whose protein sequence is MVESLSECLTFAPTDSLNLFSKAEGGAIHVNGATIPAAAMMVATRFLKKLKPILVVAKDYKSAENWVENLEGLLGEESVRFFPSIGLKPYEKKVPFEGVVEERLKFFRDVEGENPFITVCPLDSFLMRLPAPHTVMKDCLELKVGGVAEPSSLRPWFLDHGFVEQPVVSGVGEFSIRGCIVDVNCLLYPHPIRIEFFGDEIESIRSFDIFSQRSVETMKSVKLFPMGEFTVKEHEAACYNGDLSGLWWHRGRYQTLNSSLLDYLPKASLVFEELSLLSENAAKYYLNCENTFREVREVDTEAVDPAHTWFKMGELSRQFVGRTSMDVSRVQLNDGNSHELNCKPQDFSSNGTDSVAKEIEEFAARGGTVYVVAPTAGALGRIKQMLDGLPIEDYIVGNMSEGFWLEDDGIAFLTETRIFNRHSNKTRKRKIAGSVSSALMIESLNRGDFVSHEDHGVGKYLGLVRVNVNGGMVDCALLEYAGGDKLKFPVADLQKIERLDTQENAPKLDRLGGKAWENLKERVKKKVIQIARELVELYAKRELVEGFDFPPDGKLQKEFEDAFEYDPTPDQVKATEDIKRDMESRRPMDRLICGDVGFGKTEVAMRAAFKCVVSKKQVVLLVPTTILAAQHYENFMDRFAGFGVNIALVNRYKSTKEKKEIFKQVSEGKVDILVGTHSLLSEKNQFKDLGLLIIDEEQKFGVKQKEKLREMRLAVDTLSMSATPIPRSLHLSMTGVRDISLINTPPMNRLPVETKLMKRDDMVIKQAIEDELARGGQVFIVNDRVQSIYELADDIEQLVPEAHIGIAHGQMNDRDLENAMEAFISRKFDILVSTSIIESGLDVPNANTIIIMNAHHFGISQLYQMRGRVGRSSVLAKALLVIPSQHEISPESMRRLKALEQFTDLGSGYQLAMRDLEIRGAGNLLGQEQHGFIAEVGFETYVRLVREAVEQLRGGPSEKPIQPRVELGVDAYLPEDYIQDGLTRISMYQRISRVSHTDEIAGLAQELADRFGPVPEAAKMLLLVTEIGLLAGRLRIQGLVQRKGMLAATFVEFPPPDPRIISEMYANTQFPMRIMGGSPLQVVIELGKGNAIELAEKALKEFRAFAVIKADSTVVKSTNSPAQTN, encoded by the coding sequence ATGGTCGAATCGCTTTCCGAATGTCTCACTTTTGCGCCGACAGACTCGCTTAATCTCTTTAGCAAGGCTGAAGGGGGCGCGATTCATGTAAACGGGGCAACTATTCCGGCCGCTGCCATGATGGTGGCGACGCGCTTCCTTAAAAAGCTAAAGCCGATTCTGGTGGTGGCGAAGGATTACAAGAGCGCGGAAAACTGGGTCGAGAATCTGGAAGGGCTTTTGGGCGAAGAGTCTGTCCGTTTTTTCCCTTCGATTGGCTTGAAACCTTACGAAAAGAAGGTGCCGTTCGAAGGCGTTGTCGAAGAACGCCTCAAGTTTTTTCGCGATGTAGAAGGCGAAAACCCGTTTATTACGGTCTGTCCGCTAGATTCGTTCTTGATGCGGCTCCCGGCACCGCATACGGTGATGAAGGATTGCCTGGAACTCAAGGTAGGCGGCGTTGCCGAACCTTCGTCGCTTCGCCCCTGGTTCTTGGACCATGGATTTGTAGAACAGCCCGTGGTTTCGGGCGTGGGGGAATTCTCCATTCGCGGATGCATTGTCGACGTAAACTGCCTGCTGTATCCGCATCCGATTCGTATTGAATTCTTTGGCGACGAGATTGAATCGATTCGTAGCTTTGACATTTTCTCGCAGCGATCCGTAGAGACCATGAAGTCGGTGAAGCTTTTCCCGATGGGCGAGTTTACGGTCAAGGAACATGAGGCGGCTTGCTACAATGGTGACCTTTCGGGGCTCTGGTGGCACCGTGGGCGTTATCAAACGCTGAATTCGAGCTTGCTCGACTATTTGCCGAAGGCCTCGTTGGTATTCGAAGAGCTTTCGCTTTTGTCGGAGAATGCGGCGAAGTATTATTTGAACTGCGAGAATACCTTCAGGGAAGTACGCGAAGTCGATACCGAGGCAGTGGACCCGGCGCATACCTGGTTCAAGATGGGCGAGCTTTCGCGTCAGTTTGTGGGCCGCACCTCCATGGATGTTTCCCGCGTGCAGCTCAATGACGGCAACAGCCATGAACTGAATTGTAAACCGCAAGATTTCTCGTCGAACGGCACCGATTCGGTTGCCAAGGAAATTGAGGAATTTGCCGCCCGCGGCGGAACCGTTTATGTGGTTGCCCCGACGGCAGGTGCGCTTGGGCGTATCAAGCAGATGCTCGATGGCTTGCCGATCGAAGATTATATTGTCGGCAATATGTCCGAAGGTTTCTGGCTCGAAGACGACGGAATCGCCTTCTTGACCGAGACTCGCATTTTCAATCGCCATTCGAACAAGACTCGCAAACGCAAAATAGCAGGCTCCGTTTCGAGCGCCTTGATGATTGAATCGCTGAACCGCGGTGATTTCGTTTCGCACGAAGATCACGGCGTGGGCAAGTATTTAGGGCTTGTACGCGTGAACGTGAACGGCGGTATGGTGGACTGCGCCCTGCTCGAATACGCCGGCGGTGACAAGCTCAAGTTCCCTGTGGCGGACTTGCAGAAGATTGAACGCCTTGATACGCAAGAGAATGCTCCTAAGCTCGATCGTCTGGGCGGCAAGGCTTGGGAAAACCTCAAGGAGCGCGTCAAGAAAAAGGTCATTCAGATTGCGCGTGAACTGGTGGAACTTTACGCCAAGCGCGAATTGGTGGAAGGTTTCGATTTCCCGCCCGATGGCAAACTGCAGAAGGAATTTGAAGACGCCTTTGAATACGACCCGACACCCGACCAGGTGAAGGCTACCGAAGATATCAAGCGCGATATGGAATCGCGCCGCCCGATGGATCGCCTGATTTGTGGCGACGTGGGCTTTGGTAAGACCGAAGTCGCCATGCGTGCGGCGTTCAAGTGCGTGGTGAGCAAGAAGCAGGTGGTTCTCCTGGTGCCGACGACGATTTTGGCTGCCCAGCACTACGAAAACTTCATGGACCGCTTTGCAGGTTTCGGCGTGAACATTGCGCTGGTGAACCGCTACAAGAGCACCAAAGAAAAGAAGGAAATTTTCAAGCAGGTAAGCGAAGGCAAGGTCGACATTTTGGTCGGTACGCACAGCCTGCTTTCGGAAAAGAACCAGTTCAAGGACTTGGGCCTTCTAATCATCGACGAAGAACAGAAATTTGGCGTGAAGCAGAAGGAAAAATTGCGTGAAATGCGCTTGGCGGTCGATACGCTCAGCATGAGTGCCACGCCGATTCCGCGTTCGCTGCATTTGAGCATGACGGGCGTGCGCGATATTTCGCTGATTAATACGCCGCCCATGAACCGCTTGCCGGTCGAAACCAAGCTCATGAAGCGCGATGACATGGTCATCAAGCAGGCGATTGAAGACGAACTGGCCCGCGGCGGCCAGGTGTTCATTGTGAATGACCGTGTTCAAAGCATTTACGAATTGGCCGACGATATTGAACAGCTCGTGCCTGAAGCGCATATCGGTATTGCACACGGGCAGATGAATGACCGCGACCTCGAAAACGCGATGGAAGCCTTTATCTCTCGTAAGTTTGATATTCTCGTAAGTACGAGTATTATTGAATCGGGCTTGGATGTTCCGAACGCGAATACGATTATTATCATGAACGCGCATCACTTTGGTATTAGCCAGCTTTACCAGATGCGTGGGCGTGTGGGCCGCAGCAGCGTGCTGGCGAAGGCTTTGCTGGTCATTCCGTCGCAGCATGAAATTTCTCCGGAATCCATGCGCCGCTTGAAGGCTCTGGAACAGTTTACCGACCTCGGTAGCGGTTATCAGCTGGCCATGCGCGACTTGGAAATCCGCGGGGCGGGCAACTTGCTCGGCCAGGAACAGCATGGTTTTATCGCCGAAGTGGGCTTTGAAACTTATGTGCGCTTGGTGCGCGAGGCGGTGGAACAGCTGCGCGGTGGACCGTCCGAAAAGCCGATTCAGCCTCGCGTAGAACTTGGTGTAGACGCTTACTTGCCCGAAGACTACATTCAGGATGGCCTCACTCGAATCTCGATGTACCAGCGGATTTCCCGCGTGTCGCATACCGACGAAATCGCGGGCCTTGCGCAGGAGCTCGCGGATCGATTCGGGCCGGTGCCCGAAGCCGCCAAGATGTTGCTGCTGGTCACCGAAATAGGCCTCTTGGCGGGGCGGCTCCGCATTCAGGGCTTGGTGCAGCGCAAGGGAATGCTTGCGGCCACCTTCGTGGAATTCCCGCCGCCCGATCCGCGAATCATCAGCGAGATGTATGCGAATACGCAGTTCCCCATGCGCATTATGGGTGGCTCGCCGCTGCAAGTCGTGATTGAACTCGGTAAGGGTAATGCCATAGAACTCGCCGAAAAGGCACTCAAGGAGTTCCGTGCGTTTGCTGTGATTAAGGCTGATTCTACGGTCGTGAAGAGTACTAATTCGCCGGCTCAGACGAACTAG
- a CDS encoding FISUMP domain-containing protein, whose product MGYCTAAREGHTMFNGANTSKCTGQKWVGVKKTFTDSRDSKKYNYVTIDGLDFMSQNLNYAGVDSTICISSSTATNCDEWGRLYSPSTAAKACPSGWRLPDSTELHDMLTNLYNLNKFYAFYGDGWNLMPYPTAAFTDTTGWHDEDLYGLNITPTGYEIAYLQNGMDPMRSRMADNMSVFYWTASGDYWGRGRPFGFYESTQYQSVRVIGMAIRCVR is encoded by the coding sequence ATGGGATACTGTACGGCCGCTCGCGAAGGACATACGATGTTCAACGGAGCAAATACCAGTAAGTGTACCGGCCAGAAGTGGGTTGGAGTTAAAAAGACATTTACCGATTCCAGAGATAGCAAGAAATACAATTACGTAACCATTGACGGGCTAGATTTCATGTCCCAGAACCTCAATTATGCCGGTGTGGATTCCACCATTTGTATTTCGAGCAGCACGGCGACAAATTGTGACGAGTGGGGACGACTCTATAGCCCTTCTACCGCGGCGAAGGCGTGTCCGTCGGGTTGGCGCTTGCCTGATTCGACGGAGTTGCATGACATGCTTACAAACTTGTACAATCTCAATAAGTTCTATGCCTTCTATGGCGATGGATGGAACTTGATGCCCTATCCAACAGCTGCTTTCACCGATACAACGGGATGGCATGATGAAGACCTCTATGGCCTGAATATAACTCCGACCGGTTATGAGATTGCCTATCTTCAAAACGGGATGGATCCGATGAGGTCGAGAATGGCTGATAACATGTCGGTCTTTTACTGGACTGCGTCTGGGGATTATTGGGGACGTGGTAGACCGTTTGGATTCTATGAATCTACTCAGTATCAGAGTGTTCGTGTGATCGGTATGGCGATTCGCTGCGTCAGGTAA
- a CDS encoding PA14 domain-containing protein: MKNTLKYFLGVILLFSVCAWSKASDILIVVDDEMIKDNEIKNAIDTYTDDIWNTYQVNASVISFKSQKNGGKATDLKEILVSKKDSITGAIFVGDIPRAQFEFYQKTQEGFRYQRWVTDLYFMDLDGVWKDTAAGGPEAYGGKLFETTTTTLNFDVRDGSPIPGKVPADSFSIAYSGYIKSPVTALCSLQLTTDNDRRLWINDSLLIDAWFNNWDIPYYSAFQFKKDSLYKFKLNYAEEYGAAYLTLKWKCGNNASYEPIPDSVWRQNDKSTPGLNQTYYGNIFMKDSLPEEDIKHLWISGKSNGVFDGHYSKSGAVSDSFEIWVSRIDPNTAGFYGNPKTLLLNYFEKIHNYYLGLFKKATRSAMFLTEEGGLNNPLDQKFVDGLSLLYSPDSLDKSIADGQEYLDNIKSDKYDWALYGGHGGQTGLGNGLDITRVERNMCVSPRFFHFACCGPLTCYDFYGNANSASVGSEHIFNTINGGFVSIGSSKTSGSDQMDGFMYYAFEHKFIGESFREWVNERVKRNQYGHKEDLYDWFYGESIIGDPMQKLEVPKETTIRIHKVKAQRMPQKNGKLYDLLGRIKGFLNIQ; encoded by the coding sequence ATGAAAAATACACTTAAATACTTTTTGGGGGTAATTCTCCTATTTTCTGTTTGCGCATGGAGCAAAGCATCTGATATCCTCATCGTCGTTGACGACGAAATGATAAAAGACAACGAAATCAAGAATGCCATAGACACCTATACAGATGACATCTGGAATACTTATCAAGTAAATGCCTCTGTCATATCTTTCAAATCCCAGAAGAACGGCGGGAAAGCCACCGACCTAAAAGAAATACTCGTAAGCAAGAAGGATTCCATCACGGGCGCCATCTTTGTTGGAGACATTCCGCGCGCTCAATTTGAATTCTACCAGAAAACACAAGAAGGATTCCGGTACCAGCGCTGGGTAACAGACCTTTACTTCATGGACCTTGACGGTGTTTGGAAAGACACTGCTGCCGGAGGCCCCGAAGCCTATGGCGGAAAGTTGTTTGAAACCACCACGACAACGTTAAACTTTGATGTACGCGATGGTTCTCCGATACCAGGGAAAGTACCGGCGGATAGTTTTTCAATTGCATATTCCGGATACATCAAATCTCCAGTCACCGCACTTTGTTCCCTGCAACTTACCACGGACAACGACAGGCGCCTTTGGATTAACGATTCCCTGCTCATTGACGCATGGTTCAACAACTGGGACATTCCCTATTACAGCGCTTTTCAATTCAAGAAAGACAGTCTCTACAAATTCAAACTAAACTATGCAGAGGAATATGGCGCCGCTTATCTTACACTAAAATGGAAATGCGGGAATAATGCCTCCTATGAACCAATCCCTGATTCCGTTTGGCGTCAAAATGACAAGAGCACACCCGGTCTCAACCAAACCTATTACGGAAATATTTTCATGAAGGATTCGCTCCCAGAGGAAGACATAAAGCACCTTTGGATTTCTGGAAAATCCAATGGAGTTTTTGACGGGCACTATTCCAAAAGTGGCGCAGTTTCTGATTCCTTTGAAATATGGGTTTCTCGAATTGACCCCAACACGGCAGGTTTCTACGGTAACCCAAAAACACTTTTATTGAACTATTTCGAGAAAATCCACAACTACTATCTCGGTTTGTTCAAGAAAGCTACGCGTAGTGCCATGTTCCTAACTGAGGAAGGAGGCCTAAACAATCCTCTAGACCAGAAATTCGTTGATGGTTTGAGCCTTCTTTATTCCCCAGACTCCCTTGATAAGTCCATCGCTGACGGGCAGGAATATCTAGACAACATTAAATCCGACAAGTATGATTGGGCCCTTTATGGTGGGCACGGAGGCCAGACTGGCCTTGGAAACGGGCTGGATATAACACGAGTGGAAAGAAACATGTGCGTGTCACCGAGATTCTTCCACTTTGCCTGCTGTGGCCCACTTACCTGCTATGATTTCTACGGCAACGCCAATAGTGCCTCTGTTGGAAGCGAGCATATCTTTAACACGATTAACGGCGGTTTTGTAAGTATCGGTTCGTCCAAAACCAGTGGAAGCGACCAAATGGATGGTTTCATGTACTACGCCTTTGAGCACAAGTTCATTGGCGAATCGTTCCGGGAATGGGTAAACGAAAGGGTGAAAAGGAACCAGTACGGTCACAAGGAAGACCTTTACGATTGGTTCTATGGAGAATCGATTATTGGAGATCCGATGCAAAAACTGGAAGTGCCAAAAGAAACAACGATTCGCATCCATAAAGTCAAAGCACAACGGATGCCGCAAAAAAACGGCAAGCTGTACGACCTTTTGGGAAGGATCAAAGGCTTTTTAAACATCCAGTAA
- the lexA gene encoding transcriptional repressor LexA, translating to MENNSKRKELTTRQEEILEYIKKYSKENRMPPTVREIGNHFEISSTNGVRSILAALIKKGYINRSPRLSRGIEVVDSGNSEASEAPTNTIEIPIVGRVAAGTPILAVQNLEGTVTIDRDFLACRSDVFALRVKGDSMINAGILDGDLIFARQQKTADRGEIIVAQVDNEATVKYYHPAADHIELRPANPRYRPIIVKKDKHFSIAGKLIGVMRKVN from the coding sequence ATGGAAAACAACAGCAAACGCAAGGAGCTAACCACCCGTCAAGAAGAAATCCTGGAATACATCAAGAAGTATTCCAAGGAAAACCGCATGCCACCTACCGTCCGCGAAATCGGCAACCATTTCGAGATTTCTTCGACGAACGGCGTCCGTTCCATCCTCGCCGCCCTCATCAAGAAGGGCTATATCAACCGCTCCCCCAGACTTAGCCGCGGTATCGAAGTTGTCGACAGCGGCAATTCCGAGGCTTCGGAAGCGCCGACCAATACTATTGAAATTCCTATCGTGGGCCGCGTCGCTGCCGGTACGCCGATTCTTGCCGTGCAGAACCTCGAAGGCACCGTCACCATCGACCGCGACTTCCTCGCTTGCCGTTCCGACGTCTTTGCGCTCCGCGTCAAGGGCGACTCCATGATCAACGCCGGCATTCTCGACGGCGACTTGATTTTCGCTCGCCAGCAAAAGACGGCTGACCGCGGTGAAATCATCGTGGCCCAGGTCGACAACGAAGCCACCGTCAAGTATTACCACCCCGCCGCAGACCATATCGAACTGCGTCCGGCAAACCCGCGTTACCGCCCGATCATTGTCAAGAAGGACAAGCACTTCTCCATTGCAGGCAAACTCATCGGCGTGATGCGTAAGGTGAACTAA
- a CDS encoding peptidylprolyl isomerase has translation MDAIIETHEGKIVVSLDFKSAPNTVANFVDLANKGFYNGLTFHRVIPGFMIQGGDPEGNGKGGPGYTIDDEISSLKHEAGVISMANRGPNTNGSQFFITQTPQHHLDGKHTVFGKVLEGEDVVCRIEPNDKIINITIVEKK, from the coding sequence ATCGATGCAATTATTGAAACCCACGAAGGCAAAATCGTGGTTTCGCTCGATTTCAAGTCTGCTCCCAACACGGTTGCAAATTTTGTCGATCTCGCAAACAAGGGCTTTTACAACGGCCTCACGTTCCATCGCGTGATTCCCGGATTCATGATCCAGGGTGGCGATCCCGAAGGTAACGGCAAGGGCGGTCCCGGTTATACGATCGATGACGAAATCAGTTCTTTGAAGCACGAAGCCGGCGTTATCTCGATGGCCAATCGTGGTCCGAATACGAACGGTTCGCAGTTCTTTATCACGCAGACGCCGCAGCACCACTTAGATGGCAAGCACACGGTGTTCGGTAAGGTTCTTGAAGGCGAAGATGTCGTTTGCCGTATTGAACCCAATGATAAAATTATTAACATCACTATCGTGGAAAAGAAGTAA